The Methanococcoides methylutens MM1 genome has a window encoding:
- a CDS encoding ATPase domain-containing protein: MASQLSVGTEVIVTPRMSQRKRAAEQDQSLVEETPVERKLELRAIPDDNEAFTETTVFTENETFTEAVDFAEPVASAGFSGSAEVIETRNEIITSGSTGVCEAPQNLSGGPVVVPTGIYVLDRTLGGGLPLSSMVYFSADPRSMSEIFFYEFTQSRKTYYFTTSRRPKYLRQDIMNMNLDPSNVIFVDIYSEYYFTSMGDMVDNLGNGHVDSKIIEFTEYNLRTILSEAQDEEINIIFDNFSFFMNLNVNRGLLKRLTNLLYETTKETNSITYLYALKGSHDEQAENDILNSSDVIFDVDVERHPDKLMNKLSIPKIRGMSPKTDVIKFNVSEGINIDTSKDIA; encoded by the coding sequence ATGGCAAGTCAGCTTTCTGTAGGTACGGAGGTAATCGTTACCCCAAGGATGTCGCAGCGTAAGAGGGCGGCAGAACAGGACCAGTCTCTTGTAGAAGAGACTCCCGTTGAGAGAAAGCTTGAGCTTCGTGCTATTCCTGATGATAATGAAGCATTCACCGAAACTACTGTTTTTACAGAGAATGAAACATTCACTGAAGCTGTCGATTTCGCAGAGCCTGTGGCATCTGCCGGGTTCTCAGGATCTGCTGAAGTGATTGAGACCAGAAATGAGATCATAACCTCAGGTTCAACCGGGGTCTGTGAAGCTCCTCAAAATCTCTCAGGTGGACCGGTTGTCGTACCTACTGGGATCTACGTTTTGGACAGGACCCTTGGAGGTGGCCTGCCCTTAAGTTCCATGGTCTACTTCTCTGCAGACCCAAGGTCCATGTCTGAGATATTCTTCTATGAGTTCACTCAGTCCCGTAAAACATATTATTTTACTACATCCCGCAGGCCAAAATATCTGCGCCAGGACATCATGAACATGAACCTGGACCCTTCAAACGTCATATTCGTGGACATATACAGTGAATATTACTTCACTTCCATGGGTGACATGGTAGATAATCTGGGTAACGGACATGTTGATTCCAAGATTATAGAATTTACTGAATACAACCTGAGGACCATATTGAGCGAAGCACAGGATGAAGAGATCAATATAATTTTTGATAACTTCTCTTTCTTCATGAACCTCAATGTGAACCGCGGACTTCTCAAGCGCCTTACCAATCTGCTTTATGAAACTACCAAAGAGACCAACAGCATTACCTATCTTTATGCTTTGAAAGGCAGTCATGATGAGCAGGCTGAGAATGACATCCTCAATTCATCGGATGTTATCTTCGATGTGGATGTTGAAAGGCATCCTGACAAGCTCATGAACAAGCTTTCAATACCCAAGATAAGAGGAATGTCTCCAAAGACGGATGTCATAAAGTTTAACGTTTCAGAAGGCATCAACATCGATACTTCAAAGGATATTGCATGA
- a CDS encoding MTAP family purine nucleoside phosphorylase, with amino-acid sequence MKIDAAILGGVGFASYLEGSAKIINTPYGDVGVYVVELSGKTIAIVPRHSGAAEHVPPHMINYRANLWAIKELGIKKIIATNSVGTMKGHGIGSFVVPDDFVDLTKTRVSTFYDRSTVHVDMTEPYCPQISKCIMDTLEKKGLQYTRGTYVCTEGPRFETRAEIKMMSMIGDIVGMTGLPEVVLARELELCYASICTITNQACGLTDNKITADEVVDELGTKKDLLMDILVEIIDSLPETRECECMNATQGARL; translated from the coding sequence ATGAAAATAGATGCAGCAATACTTGGTGGTGTAGGATTTGCTTCTTATTTAGAAGGATCAGCAAAGATCATCAATACACCATACGGGGATGTTGGAGTATATGTTGTCGAACTAAGTGGGAAGACCATAGCCATTGTTCCCAGGCACTCCGGAGCTGCTGAACATGTTCCTCCCCATATGATCAATTACCGTGCTAACTTATGGGCCATAAAGGAACTTGGTATAAAAAAGATAATAGCAACCAATTCTGTCGGAACCATGAAAGGACACGGTATTGGCAGTTTTGTAGTTCCTGATGATTTTGTCGATCTCACAAAGACCCGCGTATCCACATTCTATGACAGGAGCACAGTCCATGTAGATATGACAGAACCTTATTGTCCGCAGATCAGCAAATGCATTATGGACACACTTGAAAAGAAAGGACTCCAGTATACCAGGGGAACTTATGTTTGTACCGAAGGACCACGCTTTGAAACACGTGCAGAGATAAAGATGATGAGCATGATCGGGGATATTGTGGGTATGACAGGACTGCCGGAAGTTGTGCTTGCAAGGGAACTGGAGCTGTGTTACGCATCCATCTGCACAATAACGAACCAGGCCTGCGGACTGACGGATAACAAGATCACAGCCGATGAGGTCGTGGATGAACTTGGTACGAAAAAAGATCTTCTTATGGATATACTTGTGGAGATCATCGATTCTCTTCCTGAAACACGTGAGTGTGAATGCATGAACGCTACTCAGGGAGCACGCCTCTAA